One segment of Triticum aestivum cultivar Chinese Spring chromosome 2A, IWGSC CS RefSeq v2.1, whole genome shotgun sequence DNA contains the following:
- the LOC123184667 gene encoding uncharacterized protein: protein MPDSGGATVLDDLPEWIVVEEILIRLPPKDILRCRAVRRWWHNATSTDKFMLENHRHQPFLPILSHVVELHKTCLLFSFDAGAGQQKLCPVVQTCDYGELEAACDGLLIVSHGSMADKFICNPVTRKCAPLAKPQAQRGFDHQIVGFYRHQPSGGEFRVLWISRPTKIYNPYDANYRTFYYVIAVGSDNTRCIRQGCIPQPTSSSHFLELALRRGLPGSSQYPPVHHRGGLHWRLRRYHGWDADYIMVFNTSAETFRLMSRPARLSNCLQESLLEMNDTLALCSISSDKRTVDVWVLQDYDAKTWSFKHRINLTGVDPSALVDREVIMSPRMAALNEGVLLVQFTCRRVLHFDIDGKFLGYVKSKDDQDIDLWVTNHYLQGSVIPLPLSHEMREEDSENQEPPFFVGL, encoded by the coding sequence ATGCCAGACAGCGGAGGCGCGACCGTCCTGGACGACCTCCCCGAGTGGATCGTTGTGGAAGAGATTCTCATCCGTTTGCCGCCCAAGGACAtcctccgctgccgcgccgtcCGCAGGTGGTGGCACAACGCCACCTCCACCGACAAGTTCATGCTGGAAAACCACCGCCACCAGCCCTTTCTCCCGATCCTCAGCCACGTCGTCGAGCTGCACAAAACCTGCCTCCTGTTTTCGTTTGATGCCGGTGCAGGCCAGCAAAAGCTCTGCCCTGTCGTCCAGACCTGCGACTACGGTGAACTCGAGGCCGCGTGTGATGGCCTCCTCATCGTCTCCCATGGATCCATGGCGGATAAGTTCATCTGCAATCCGGTCACCCGTAAGTGTGCTCCCCTAGCGAAGCCTCAGGCCCAACGGGGTTTTGACCACCAGATTGTTGGCTTCTACCGGCACCAACCATCCGGAGGAGAATTCCGAGTGCTATGGATCTCTAGGCCGACGAAAATCTACAATCCATACGACGCAAATTACAGAACTTTCTACTACGTCATAGCGGTGGGATCCGATAATACAAGATGCATCAGACAAGGATGCATCCCACAACCAACATCCTCGTCGCATTTCTTGGAGCTGGCTTTACGCAGGGGTCTGCCTGGTTCGTCCCAGTATCCACCAGTCCACCACCGTGGGGGCCTGCACTGGAGACTTAGAAGATACCACGGCTGGGATGCCGACTACATAATGGTGTTCAACACATCAGCTGAAACATTTCGGTTGATGTCTCGTCCTGCCCGATTGTCCAACTGCTTACAGGAGTCATTGCTGGAGATGAATGACACTCTTGCTTTGTGCAGCATCAGCAGTGACAAACGCACCGTAGATGTCTGGGTGTTACAGGACTATGATGCTAAGACCTGGTCTTTCAAGCATCGGATTAATTTGACTGGGGTGGATCCATCAGCGCTTGTTGATCGAGAGGTGATAATGAGCCCTAGGATGGCTGCTCTCAATGAGGGTGTGCTGCTGGTCCAGTTCACTTGTAGGCGTGTGTTGCATTTTGACATAGATGGCAAGTTCTTAGGATATGTGAAGAGCAAAGATGACCAAGATATCGACTTGTGGGTTACCAATCATTACCTCCAGGGGAGCGTTATTCCCCTTCCACTGTCCCATGAGATGAGAGAAGAAGATAGTGAAAATCAGGAGCCTCCATTTTTCGTAGGACTGTAG